Proteins found in one Salmo trutta unplaced genomic scaffold, fSalTru1.1, whole genome shotgun sequence genomic segment:
- the LOC115187237 gene encoding protein-tyrosine sulfotransferase 2 isoform X1 → MRVSARRVLTGLLILGVISTLTQFLRFFLPCRQPSQGAGEPVTVLVRDGWKVSSDVPLVFVGGVPRSGTTLMRAMLDAHPAVRCGEETRVVPRILGLKLGWAAEKEGVSTKVLDRAVTAFLLQIIAGHGEPAPLLCNKDPFTLKSAKYLAHLFPNSKFLLMLRDGRAAVHSMISRRVTIGGFDLSSYRDCLAKWSRATQAMLTQCTQVGSKRCLAVRYERLVLHPRSTLQTVLKFLGLPWHEGVLHHEEAIGKPGGVSLSKTERSTDQVMRPVNLDALTRWVGHMPPDVMADMDAIAPMLGRLGYDPRANPPNYGQPDPQFLNNTQRLLRGDFKTPVASLHLKGRPLMSMKGSRTER, encoded by the exons ATGCGTGTGTCAGCACGGAGGGTGTTAACAGGGCTCCTGATCCTGGGTGTAATCTCCACCCTGACCCAGTTCCTGCGTTTCTTTCTGCCTTGCCGGCAGCCATCCCAGGGTGCGGGCGAACCTGTGACCGTGCTGGTCCGGGACGGGTGGAAGGTCAGTTCTGACGTTCCCCTGGTGTTTGTGGGAGGGGTGCCTCGCTCCGGGACCACCCTGATGAG GGCCATGCTGGACGCCCACCCTGCGGTGCGGTGTGGGGAGGAGACGAGGGTCGTGCCCAGGATACTGGGCCTAAAGCTGGGCTGGGCTGCTGAGAAGGAGGGGGTCAGCACCAAGGTCCTGGACCGAGCAGTCACTGCCTTCCTCCTTCAGATCATAGCAGGACATGGGGAGCCAGCACCTCTACTCTGCAATAAAGATCCCTTTACTTTGAAGAGCGCTAAGTACCTCGCTCACCTTTTTCCCAA CTCTAAGTTCCTGTTGATGCTGAGAGATGGCCGAGCGGCGGTGCACTCTATGATTTCGCGTCGCGTGACGATCGGTGGCTTTGACCTCTCCAGCTACAGGGACTGCCTGGCCAAGTGGAGCCGAGCCACACAGGCCATGCTGACACAGTGCACTCAG gtgggcaGTAAGAGGTGCCTGGCTGTGAGGTATGAGAGGCTGGTCCTCCACCCTCGCTCCACCCTGCAGACAGTGCTGAAGTTCCTGGGTCTGCCATGGCACGAGGGGGTTCTGCACCACGAAGAGGCTATAGGAAAACCTGGAGGAGTCTCACTGTCAAA AACGGAACGGTCCACAGACCAGGTGATGAGGCCAGTGAACTTAGACGCTCTGACTCGGTGGGTAGGTCACATGCCCCCAGACGTAATGGCAGACATGGACGCTATCGCCCCCATGCTGGGGAGACTAGGCTACGACCCCAGAGCCAACCCACCTAACTACGGACAGCCTGACCCACAGTTCCTCAACAACACACAAAGG CTTCTGAGGGGAGACTTTAAAACTCCTGTAGCAAGCCTACATCTGAAAGGACGTCCCCTG ATGTCCATGAAAGGTTCACGTACAGAGAGGTGA
- the LOC115187237 gene encoding protein-tyrosine sulfotransferase 2 isoform X2: MTRERRRAMLDAHPAVRCGEETRVVPRILGLKLGWAAEKEGVSTKVLDRAVTAFLLQIIAGHGEPAPLLCNKDPFTLKSAKYLAHLFPNSKFLLMLRDGRAAVHSMISRRVTIGGFDLSSYRDCLAKWSRATQAMLTQCTQVGSKRCLAVRYERLVLHPRSTLQTVLKFLGLPWHEGVLHHEEAIGKPGGVSLSKTERSTDQVMRPVNLDALTRWVGHMPPDVMADMDAIAPMLGRLGYDPRANPPNYGQPDPQFLNNTQRLLRGDFKTPVASLHLKGRPLMSMKGSRTER, translated from the exons ATGacaagagaaaggaggag GGCCATGCTGGACGCCCACCCTGCGGTGCGGTGTGGGGAGGAGACGAGGGTCGTGCCCAGGATACTGGGCCTAAAGCTGGGCTGGGCTGCTGAGAAGGAGGGGGTCAGCACCAAGGTCCTGGACCGAGCAGTCACTGCCTTCCTCCTTCAGATCATAGCAGGACATGGGGAGCCAGCACCTCTACTCTGCAATAAAGATCCCTTTACTTTGAAGAGCGCTAAGTACCTCGCTCACCTTTTTCCCAA CTCTAAGTTCCTGTTGATGCTGAGAGATGGCCGAGCGGCGGTGCACTCTATGATTTCGCGTCGCGTGACGATCGGTGGCTTTGACCTCTCCAGCTACAGGGACTGCCTGGCCAAGTGGAGCCGAGCCACACAGGCCATGCTGACACAGTGCACTCAG gtgggcaGTAAGAGGTGCCTGGCTGTGAGGTATGAGAGGCTGGTCCTCCACCCTCGCTCCACCCTGCAGACAGTGCTGAAGTTCCTGGGTCTGCCATGGCACGAGGGGGTTCTGCACCACGAAGAGGCTATAGGAAAACCTGGAGGAGTCTCACTGTCAAA AACGGAACGGTCCACAGACCAGGTGATGAGGCCAGTGAACTTAGACGCTCTGACTCGGTGGGTAGGTCACATGCCCCCAGACGTAATGGCAGACATGGACGCTATCGCCCCCATGCTGGGGAGACTAGGCTACGACCCCAGAGCCAACCCACCTAACTACGGACAGCCTGACCCACAGTTCCTCAACAACACACAAAGG CTTCTGAGGGGAGACTTTAAAACTCCTGTAGCAAGCCTACATCTGAAAGGACGTCCCCTG ATGTCCATGAAAGGTTCACGTACAGAGAGGTGA